The Bernardetia sp. ABR2-2B DNA window CAATGTAAAAGGACTAAACGTACCAACTTTAGCTTGACTAACAACAACTCCTTGTGCAGAAGCATTAGTATATCCACCATTTAATCTATTTTGCCATATTGGAGTTGGGTCATCCCAACGAAGAACTAAAAGCCCTTCTGGCTGATAAGCAACACTTCTAGCAGCTTCCCAGCTCAAATAAACAAAGGCATCATCGGCAGCACCCTCATTATTTATCAACCAATACTCTACATTACTAACTACTTGAATTGAAGGTTCTTTCAAATCTACATCATAACCATCAAGAGTAGGAAAACGTGGGCCTACATAACGAGCTTCAAAAACGGATGTACTGCTATTTCTTTCACTTAATCCAGCAGGAGCATAACTTGTTCCGTTTCCAATTGGGAACATAAAAGCATCATCTCCAATTTTTTGAACTTTACCAACTACATGGCTTACATTACTAGGACCATTAGCTGATAAAGGACTTGCAGCAGAAGTAGAAATCCAACCTGCAGTAGAGTATGTACCAGAACCACCTATGGTAGCATTCCTCTCAAATACCATCATTCTTGTGCTATTTGTTCCTAAAGCAATATCATCAGGAATAAAAAGACCAGTATTGAATATAGTTTGTCCATTTTCTTTGATAGTAACATCATCTATCATACGGAAACTTCCACCAGTTGAACTTGCTTCTAACTCAAAGAACTTTTGGGCATTTGTAGTAAGGCGTTGTTCTGTTGTACCATCTAAAATAACTCTTCCTTGCTGAGAGTTGAATACTCCAGTAGGTTGGCACGTCCAGTTTTCTGCTAAATTGATATTAAAATTAGAAGCTGTTGTTTCTAATGTGTTATTATTTTCAATGAGCAAATCTCCTCTTATTACAACGTTTCCTAATAGGTTTTTAGTAACTGGTGTACCTGCTGCACTACGTAAAATAACATCTCCATATATTGGATTATTTATTTCAGTTGTTGCAACTCCTGCTCCACCTGCGATGTCATTCCCTGTTACACTAGAGTTATAAATCACGATACTTTTTGTAGCATCTCCATCACTTAAATTCGAATTTCCTCTAGTAAAGTCTGTTGGGAATAATGTTGCTTCTGTTGCTGTACCCAAAACAAGTTCTGAACCGTCTTCAATTAAAAGGTTATTAGTAGAGTTTCCAATAATTTGTATTCCTACATCTTCGAAGCGAACTCTGTAATGAACTGTCAAATCGCCATCTACAGTAAGTGTAGTATTTGTAGCTGTTACTGGAGTAGGAGCGATTATCTTAGGAACATTTGCACCAGCAGCCCCATATCCAGAAGCTAAGAATAAATTTCCATAAATAGGCTCACTTGATACAAATTGAAAAGGAGCAACTGTTCTACGAGACTGATAACGTACATTTGAGTTATCATCTAAAATAATTCTAGCTCTTTCATAATTGGTAGGGAATACTGTTTTTAAACCTGTATTGTTCAGCCCTATATAAAGACTAGCACCATCTTCCATAGTCAGTAATCCTGCTGCTGTACTTGTGCTTCCTGTAACTTGATGTTGCCTATCTTCAAAGCGGCTACCTCTTCTGATAGTAAAGTTATTACGAATACGAGTAGGAGCTTGAAGTAATTTACGAGCAGTAAATTCATTATTTGATTGAATAATCAGATTGTAATATGAATCTGTACCCACTGCAGCACCATTCAACCCTGCACCTCTTACTCTTTGGATTAGTCCGCCTCCTCCTGCATTGTAGATTACAGTAGTAAGGTCATTCAAAACAATAGTTCCAAAAGTGAGAGGAAACTCTGTGGCAATATCCGTAGGTGCATTTGTACCTAAAGTAAGCATACTTTCTCCTAAAGGTGCATCGCTATTCATCGTAACTGATTTTGAAGCAAGACCAGTAATTTGGTTTCCTTCATCAATCAGATGATTTCTTGGATTTATTAATAGGTTTCCACGAATATCTGCCGTTAGCCCTGCATTTGTTCCTGCTGGGTCTGGTCTGAAACGTTTTTCTACTAATGTTGCATCAATAGAATTTGGTGCTGTTAGCGTAATATTTCCATAAATAGGCTCATTAGACATAAACTGATTTACATCTGAATTATAGATTGTTTCGTGGTCATTGGCATCTAAATCAATATTTGCTCTAACAAAAACAGTAGGAAACAGTGTAGCTACGGTTTGATTTCCGATTATTAGTTGAGAATTTGCTTGTGCTTCTAACCTTGGAGTTGTTACTCCAATAATTTGATTTCCATCATCTATTAAGCTATTGAAATTTTCAATACGCAGTAGTAAACTTACTCTCATCTCAGCATCGCTCAGAAGGTTGTGTCTAGTAACTGTTTTTGGAATAATTGTAGCTAAACCTGTAGCTCTTAATATTGCTCTAGAGTATGTAAAACCTGCTGTAACTTCTTGTGGAGAACCAGCATTATAAACAATAGACGATTCACCTCTCAAATCCATTTTACCACCTGTAGCAAGGTCATCTAATTCACCTGCATTTGTAAACTTAGGAAGAGTAGTAGCTATATTATCTGCAACCACATTCGTTGCGCCATAAATAGATTCAAACTCCGTACTTGTAGGAGGGAAAGTCATTCCATCTGGTTCAAATCCAGAAACAGGATAAGTATTTTGTGTAACATCTTGATTTGTTCCTAAAAACAGAGCCGAGTTATCATCCATACGAAAACGGTTGCCTTCAGCAAAGTCATTTCCTGTAATTTGGAATCCCATATCACGGATACGCTGATCATCATTGATAAAAAAATCTCCATTGATGGTAGCACTACCTGTAAATCTTTTGGTATTATTTCCTCCTCCTACAGCACTATGTAAATATAATGTTCCGTAAGTCAGTCCACGAATAAGTTGGTCATCAGGACAACGATATTCTACAATAGATGCCTTATTCTGGTTCACAACATCGTTTTGAGGAGTATAAACATTATTAGCAAAGCCATTGGGAGTTCCACTTGAAAGAGTAACATTTGCACTAAGATAACAAGTTGGAAATGTAGTTGCTCTGCTGTTTACACCAAGACGTAGGAGTGTATTATCATACATATAAACTGTTCCTGTAGTATTTCCTCTGACTTGAAAGCCATCATCTTCAAATCGCCCACTTACAATATGAAAATTATTATAGATAGATACTGTTGTGTTGAGTTCTGCTCCTCTATCAAATCGTTTTTCAATGGTAAGATTATAAAAAGGACTTCCACTACATCCAGTTAGTGCTACTGGGTCGGTACATTCAGAACACGCAGCTCCTGTTTGAAAGTCATTTATTTCAATATCTGCATCTGGGTTGCCATAAAAAGTTACTGTTCCTGTTCCAGCAATAAAACGTCCTTGTGGCAATGAACCTGTAGGAGCATTTACTGTCCAGTCATGGTCTAATCTAATATTTTGATTGTTGGAAATCAACTCTCCATAATTAATTATCAAATTTCCTCTTCCACCACCGTTGAGTCGCATAGAATCCAATAAAGACCAGTCATCTACTGGAGAATCAAACTCTACAGGACCATTAAAACGAGAACCATTAGAAAGTATTGTTTTAGATTCGGCAGTAGATGTTCCTCTGAACTCTGTCAAGCCTTGAAACTGATTCCAATTGAGACGAGTAGGAAAGTGTGGAAAACGTAAGTTCCCATAAATTTGCAAAACGTGTATATTATCTCCTTGTAGACGAGGACGAAAACCTGAGGTTGTAAATATTTCATCTTCCCATATCATATCTTTGCAATAAGAGAAAAAGTTATCCAGTGTTACAATATCATTATCAGCTCCAAAAGAGTTTTCATCAAAAATAACATTATCGTTTGGTGTAGGAATACAACCTGTTGCTGTACCTCCAGAAGATAACGCCCAGTGATTGAGCTGCTCAGTTGGGAGTGTACCGTTTAAATCATTCCAATTTCCTGAATGATCACCCAAACCATTCTCTACCCAATAATATGTTGTCCCTGTTACAGCACCAACAAAAGTAATACCTACGTTATTTGCTATATTTACAATAGGGTCTGGAGATGCTTCTACCGTGTTTGCACTTGTGTTCTCAATATCTTGAACAAAGGTAAAGTTGAGATTAGTATTAGTAGAAACTAAGTGTGGATTTTGAAAATCAATTTCTGCACGAACCGTAGCAAGGTTTGAGCGAATACTAATCCACTGGTCACAGGAAGTGCTTCTTGCATCCATAAATCCTGTAATCGTTGTTACACCATTATTAGCTGCTGTTCCATCACTATTTGGAAAGTTTACGACATCAAAACGAGTAAGGTTAAGATTATCTATCGTAAGGTCATTATTGAATGTCAAAACATTATTTTCCCCTACATCCATATCTCTAATTACAGATACATCAGCGTTTTCAAAAGTAATACGGCTATCATTTCCTGTAATAAACCTAGTTCCTGCTGGAGCTGGAGTAAAGTTTGATCCTCTACGAAAACGTACTTGTGTTGTTGCATTTCCACCTGCTGCTTCTCCAAACTCTACTTGTGCATGAAACTCTGGACGAGCTTGGAAATCAATAAATGCTTGTTGTGCTGCTGTTGATGCAATAAATAATGTACTTATAAAACGAGCTGTTGTAGAGCCATTACCATTAAATACAATTATATTTCTACCTCCAAGAAAATTAACGGGCGCACGGAATATATTGGTTCGATTTCCTCCCCCTGCTGTAAACCTTGCTCTGCCTACTGCTGAAAATGTAAGAGGAGCAGTAGCTAAAAACTCATTATCTCTGTGTAAACGGACTGCATTTCCGTTGTTAGTTGTACTTGCTATCGTAACAGGTTGTTGAAATTGGTTATCTCCAAACCAATCTATTCGTGTATTTTGCCCAAAATTAACTGTTCCAGTATATAAGTTAAGTAGTGGAGCTGCATTAGTTACTCCTCTAAAATCTACTAAAGAAGCATTGGGGAAAGTAATATTTTTATATGTTTTTGGAGCATCTCCATTCATATTGAATATCAAGCCATCTTGTAAAACTGTAATATCTCTGAATGTAATTCGATTCAAATTATTTTCTATATTAGAAGAGTTTACATTTATTGAGTTCCCAGCTACTGTATTATCAATAAATAGATTAGGAATTGTCTTGGCAGCCTCTCCCATTTCTAAATCAATATCTCCAACTCCCGTAATATGAAGTTCAGAAGTAGCCGTCGAACTCAATACAAAATTAGTAGTATTACCTCTAAAATCTACAGCTAAACCTCCATCTCTAGTAGCATTTGCAACAGAACTATTTAGGTTTAATTCTCTTGTTGGGTCGCCTACTCCATTCGCTATTGTAAAGACATCAATGATTCTTGCTGTTAATTGATGATTTGAAGCACTTGTAGTAAATGTTCCATCTACTAAATTGAAAGTTTGAGCTGTTTGAAAATCATCTGCAAGTTCCCAAATGCCTGTTCCTACTGTATTATCATAGAAAGTAGTAACTCCATTGAATACTTGCCCATCAGAAGCAATTATATTTGTTCCTGTATTGGTATTTCTAAAGAGAGTTTCCCCTGCAAATGTAAAGTTGATAGCATTGATAAAGGTAAGAGAACCTCCTATTTGTAGATTAAATGTGGCTGCACCTGTAAAAATAGGTGTTCCTGTTGCACCTGTCCAAGTCATATCTCTTGTTTGTGCATCTACGTCAATATTTACAATTTGATTATTTCCTCCAAACGAATTAGCATCAAAAAACACATCGTCATTTAATGTTGGAGGACACTCTCCTGTTTGCCCACCAGAAGCCAAAGACCAGTTGTTTGGGTCGTTCCAATTCCCGAATGCAAAATCTGTTGTACTTGCTCCTGTTGCTGCTGCTGGATTTCCATTGTGTACCCAGTATAATGTTCTTAGAGTGATAGTTGAGAAGTCTATTCCTGTATTATTTCCTCCATCTGTACCACTATTTACAGTTACTACTGTACCAGTATTATTAATATCTGTTACTATAACGTTTTCCCAAGTTTGAGCAAGAGTAAAGTTTACAGTTGCTGCATTTCCTGCTGTTGAGGAACGAATAATAATTGGAGTAAGACAGTCTGCGATAGCTACAAAGTTCCCTGTAACGTCTGCATCTGCATTTGCACTAAATTCGAACGTAACTGCATCTGCTAGAGTAACATTTGTAAATTCATTAGGTGGTCCTGAAGTATTTTGAAGAGAAAATAAACTTCCTGCTCCTAGTGTAACATCTCCTTGAAAACGATTACGTCCTGTTCCTGTAAAACGAATACCAGTTCCTGCTGTTCCTCCGACAGTAAATGTACTTTGAAATTGGTCTTGTCCAATAAAGTTAGCTTGAGAATTTGTTGCAAAAGTAATGGCTTCTTCGAATATACTACGGTCATTAGTAGCTGAATTTGCTTCAAACGTCGCATTTACTCCAACATTAAAGGATAAAGCCTCTGTATATGTCTTTGGAGAAGTTCCTGTTAAATTAAAAAGAACATTATTATCTTGTAAATCAATATTTCTAAATGTAATTCTATCTCCTCCATTGTCAGTATCAATAGTTACATTATTATTTTGAGTAACAATAATATCTGGAAGTTCTTTTTGTTCTGACCCTGTATAACCTTCTACATTTGCTCCACCACTTGTAAGGCTAAAAAAGCTATTTGCATTTGGATTTATAAAATTGAAATTAGCATCATTTCTAAAATCAAAGGTGAGTCCTGTTGCACGAAGTGTAATTTCAGAATCTCCAATATCTAAAGAACCAGTAGCTCCATTTGCATCTAAAATACGGATTTGGATAGAATTACTATTTGTGATAATATTTCCATTTTGGAGTGTTAATCTACCGAAAGGAACTTCTTGAGTAAGATTAAAAGCTGATAGAAGTGTCCAAGAAGCTGTTCCTGCAATAATCATTTCTTTATTTTGATCAAAGAAAGCTCTTTGAAAACGTTTGCTATTTGTATTTTCATCAGGAATACCCCAATCAATAGTATTGTTTGTAGTTGCTACTGCGCTTGGGATAGCATTGGTGGCAGCAAAATAAATATCTCTAATTTCATTTGGGTTTGTTCCTCCTGTACCAACACTCATTCCATTTACAAAAGTAAGATTTCCACCTACTGTAAGGTCAGCATCTTCTCCAATAGATTGTAAAAAAGGGTTGTTGGTTACATCTGACCAATCCATATTTCTACAAAAGGCATCAGCATCCATATCTACAATTTGTCCTGCTGCTGAAAATGAATTATCATCAAAAAACACATTATCATAAATAGTAGGAGGGCACTCTCCACCTGCTCCACCAGAAGTAGCTGACCAATTTACAGCATCATACCAGTTACCGATGCTACCTGCACCTGCTACACTATGTACCCAAAATAAATCTCTACTTACAGCATTTCCTGTAATGTTGGTATTTCCACCTACTGCACCGTTGCTGATATTGGGAATATTAGTTGTCGCTAAAATATGATTAGCATTTACGCCATTCCAATCTTGAGGGTTTGCAAAATCTACTGTTGCTTGTGTAGGAGGATTATTCGAAGTGAGTATAACAGGGCTCGAACAAGAACCTAATACATTTATATTCCCTGAAATAGTAGAGGTTGCGATAGAGCTAAATGCAAAAGTAGCTCCTTCATTCATGTTGATAGTTGAAAATGAGTTATTCGAAGCTATTGGTGTATTACTAAATGTAGCAGTTGCCGATGTTCCTAATGTAAAAGCACCTATAAAAGTATTATCTCTTGCACCACCTGCCAAGAATATCCCTGCATCACCAAGTGTAACTGTTCC harbors:
- a CDS encoding T9SS type A sorting domain-containing protein, encoding MQNTNTFLLHFFKKRSRNLFFLLFTFFFIFQANAADFFWVGGSGNWSNFGTHWATTSGGATFHPNAPTATDNIFFDGNSGTAGYTVTLDIVAVANNFTFSGNAFSFDGANSLTINGTSTNSSIQTITFGGTNTYSFAGDYTGGLASITRFTTSDVVDFDANISIDNGSTFSFTPNAATTIAGDFISSSVCSTPNTINSTGGVANITFTGAATWTNTNVTNIAATGGVTLQSGTIATSTGITDNTTNRNLFWVGGTGNWNDESNWSLVSGGTGGECTPTATDNVNFDAASGLAGGTVTLDVVASVLNFDYDVAGATFNAANSLTVNGTTTIAATRIIDFEGTNSYNFIGDFTANATTTTNFSNGNVAAFGNVTVEQGSTFAFSSSTGGQATVSGTFTPNGNCSNPITLTATGAFTAPVNFANPQTWSGVNVNQINSTGANVTINSISVVMTGNFTDGTAGGRTLFWVGDTGNWSDETHWSLTSGGTGGECIPTGTDDVNFDAASFTLAGQTVTIDIDGTCRDMDWTGVTNTPSLTGAVAREFTLTGSLTLAAAMTQTGLAPTFEGLMIFASETPQNITTNGKGLNRVRFQTGSAGEWTLQDAFLVQNQTLLNSGILNTNNQDLVSGTLSTNNVLTPTRNLNLGSSVITLTGASTTVLDYRNDTNFTLNSGTSTITISGDNTTIETATLAKTISNLDYTGAGARVINTGSDVNTITFQDVTVSDNGTFDINGTSPKVYNTITIGNTLTSTINGVATDLGNTVNNNIVIATGGTTNFNGGYAITGNITAADGSTLDFGTTAGNNNFAGTVTLGDAGIFLAGGARDNTFIGAFTLGTSATATFSNTPIASNNSFSTINMNEGATFAFSSIATSTISGNINVLGSCSSPVILTSNNPPTQATVDFANPQDWNGVNANHILATTNIPNISNGAVGGNTNITGNAVSRDLFWVHSVAGAGSIGNWYDAVNWSATSGGAGGECPPTIYDNVFFDDNSFSAAGQIVDMDADAFCRNMDWSDVTNNPFLQSIGEDADLTVGGNLTFVNGMSVGTGGTNPNEIRDIYFAATNAIPSAVATTNNTIDWGIPDENTNSKRFQRAFFDQNKEMIIAGTASWTLLSAFNLTQEVPFGRLTLQNGNIITNSNSIQIRILDANGATGSLDIGDSEITLRATGLTFDFRNDANFNFINPNANSFFSLTSGGANVEGYTGSEQKELPDIIVTQNNNVTIDTDNGGDRITFRNIDLQDNNVLFNLTGTSPKTYTEALSFNVGVNATFEANSATNDRSIFEEAITFATNSQANFIGQDQFQSTFTVGGTAGTGIRFTGTGRNRFQGDVTLGAGSLFSLQNTSGPPNEFTNVTLADAVTFEFSANADADVTGNFVAIADCLTPIIIRSSTAGNAATVNFTLAQTWENVIVTDINNTGTVVTVNSGTDGGNNTGIDFSTITLRTLYWVHNGNPAAATGASTTDFAFGNWNDPNNWSLASGGQTGECPPTLNDDVFFDANSFGGNNQIVNIDVDAQTRDMTWTGATGTPIFTGAATFNLQIGGSLTFINAINFTFAGETLFRNTNTGTNIIASDGQVFNGVTTFYDNTVGTGIWELADDFQTAQTFNLVDGTFTTSASNHQLTARIIDVFTIANGVGDPTRELNLNSSVANATRDGGLAVDFRGNTTNFVLSSTATSELHITGVGDIDLEMGEAAKTIPNLFIDNTVAGNSINVNSSNIENNLNRITFRDITVLQDGLIFNMNGDAPKTYKNITFPNASLVDFRGVTNAAPLLNLYTGTVNFGQNTRIDWFGDNQFQQPVTIASTTNNGNAVRLHRDNEFLATAPLTFSAVGRARFTAGGGNRTNIFRAPVNFLGGRNIIVFNGNGSTTARFISTLFIASTAAQQAFIDFQARPEFHAQVEFGEAAGGNATTQVRFRRGSNFTPAPAGTRFITGNDSRITFENADVSVIRDMDVGENNVLTFNNDLTIDNLNLTRFDVVNFPNSDGTAANNGVTTITGFMDARSTSCDQWISIRSNLATVRAEIDFQNPHLVSTNTNLNFTFVQDIENTSANTVEASPDPIVNIANNVGITFVGAVTGTTYYWVENGLGDHSGNWNDLNGTLPTEQLNHWALSSGGTATGCIPTPNDNVIFDENSFGADNDIVTLDNFFSYCKDMIWEDEIFTTSGFRPRLQGDNIHVLQIYGNLRFPHFPTRLNWNQFQGLTEFRGTSTAESKTILSNGSRFNGPVEFDSPVDDWSLLDSMRLNGGGRGNLIINYGELISNNQNIRLDHDWTVNAPTGSLPQGRFIAGTGTVTFYGNPDADIEINDFQTGAACSECTDPVALTGCSGSPFYNLTIEKRFDRGAELNTTVSIYNNFHIVSGRFEDDGFQVRGNTTGTVYMYDNTLLRLGVNSRATTFPTCYLSANVTLSSGTPNGFANNVYTPQNDVVNQNKASIVEYRCPDDQLIRGLTYGTLYLHSAVGGGNNTKRFTGSATINGDFFINDDQRIRDMGFQITGNDFAEGNRFRMDDNSALFLGTNQDVTQNTYPVSGFEPDGMTFPPTSTEFESIYGATNVVADNIATTLPKFTNAGELDDLATGGKMDLRGESSIVYNAGSPQEVTAGFTYSRAILRATGLATIIPKTVTRHNLLSDAEMRVSLLLRIENFNSLIDDGNQIIGVTTPRLEAQANSQLIIGNQTVATLFPTVFVRANIDLDANDHETIYNSDVNQFMSNEPIYGNITLTAPNSIDATLVEKRFRPDPAGTNAGLTADIRGNLLINPRNHLIDEGNQITGLASKSVTMNSDAPLGESMLTLGTNAPTDIATEFPLTFGTIVLNDLTTVIYNAGGGGLIQRVRGAGLNGAAVGTDSYYNLIIQSNNEFTARKLLQAPTRIRNNFTIRRGSRFEDRQHQVTGSTSTAAGLLTMEDGASLYIGLNNTGLKTVFPTNYERARIILDDNSNVRYQSRRTVAPFQFVSSEPIYGNLFLASGYGAAGANVPKIIAPTPVTATNTTLTVDGDLTVHYRVRFEDVGIQIIGNSTNNLLIEDGSELVLGTATEATLFPTDFTRGNSNLSDGDATKSIVIYNSSVTGNDIAGGAGVATTEINNPIYGDVILRSAAGTPVTKNLLGNVVIRGDLLIENNNTLETTASNFNINLAENWTCQPTGVFNSQQGRVILDGTTEQRLTTNAQKFFELEASSTGGSFRMIDDVTIKENGQTIFNTGLFIPDDIALGTNSTRMMVFERNATIGGSGTYSTAGWISTSAASPLSANGPSNVSHVVGKVQKIGDDAFMFPIGNGTSYAPAGLSERNSSTSVFEARYVGPRFPTLDGYDVDLKEPSIQVVSNVEYWLINNEGAADDAFVYLSWEAARSVAYQPEGLLVLRWDDPTPIWQNRLNGGYTNASAQGVVVSQAKVGTFSPFTLGSITNFNPLPLDLLSFDAKVEGESVKLDWKTTNEIDNSHFMVERSQDGNTFGSLGRVNAKGTGLEGTFEYQFWDAEPYQGLSYYRLQMFDLNGTFKYSPVRSILFEKEISGIQGKVSLYPNPNGGARFYLNLDGKLTTDAQIQIVDMTGRIVHQQNVQKGGADIIITPMQVLPAGAYLLRFVTQTESITKKFIVE